One stretch of Scophthalmus maximus strain ysfricsl-2021 chromosome 12, ASM2237912v1, whole genome shotgun sequence DNA includes these proteins:
- the LOC118289015 gene encoding uncharacterized protein LOC118289015 isoform X4, protein MSHPLYNPYASGNQSSNQAPYVHSNLQSGMEPRRQISILGPGSSFSSSGASSATPSNSGGRVSTLLAQSVSYRPEQSRATVDEDLERSIDMHISRAREGHISGRGPASSFRSSAVSSATPANSGGRIPTLLAQSAGYRPEQRRAEMDEDVESSKDMHSSRAREDVRFHGKQNYQPIGQSTRFNSTQRDDILSSGTGTTSYPIASQSASLGHRHSDVDGGGRSLDWLPKYKTAATDDSSKFYPSPASSSYTSSGGSKFNFSSDRERDVESIPGLGDFDYPVQDKPAAPTETSRPKYTSECASNILLQFGLEKDDLEYLISYPEDQITPANLPFILRQIRIQKSKRPLTAVESKPHPEPRRIRDVSGGSTAVLQPTKVIEYGHTGKYVGGMVDETGRTSGRSTDSGGSGSLSLDTYGQHSSSNRQEQLQKDTTAVKSSPLSTSRVQTSSVTNVGPSYSSFLSSVAPPSSDSAKRLQTQPNQTPQSIFSTFSLPKKDTDERVFTSEAPKPLPFKEPEADRMSVSKITQSATVLHGAHPGQRGVVLIDKTYPSCIQSKTQGQQSVVPEQTKKQQKLEQTQPKPKVQSQQMQKAQATHKAQTTHKAQTTQKGQKAQSQQMHKSQSTQKAQSQQMQSTQKAQSQQMQKAQTNQKVQSQQMQKAQAQQTQPVPQTGNQFWTPILPADSLLSGTMNTVHTMQHGGFIPGDPRSAFVPPAPIQPSPNTWDVFGLMTRRLVKLPGLQKLPTTAMMYDYAAASPQVIPHTCSLCHKECTSMTDWISHQNTNLHLDSCRYLRTLYPEWNGEIVPGPSAAAKDAKTSPSTSAKTSQERHKKTSHGSRSRSKSPSPRRQRSPKDRRKNRSRSRSPRSSRYTRSLSRSRSPRYDRYRSRSRSHDRQRTKDDRRSSSRGEERWSPPIRSRERRSSPRRRDDRLPSPRRARERGPSPRRRDDRRFSPRRSHERPPSPSRSEERWSSPSSSRERRPSPRRRDNRRSSPRMSRERRSPSETFPERRSSSAEKLVKKLLENSAVQSLSKQSDLEAVVKSLAPALLAELAKMKSSPSSSVSSPKGGKRSSSSATASSSSSSMAAKKKATTWTKPNFQKSEADKSSPPTIVRLGGILTSLSHSDMLAAVELYGKTKSVLMIRTKQEAVVCFEKEEYAQELKSVGSVVVKGIPVTVVTKKTAQQKKTPQKKPVVATKATKTKTPKRALLPTHHKTSPKGPKKPLTSRVKTKTVAKGSTKVTKANVLVAKAKTASTKPIAKMAKPAVQQVDTAEVHESANVTVAEPTQVSEIVTEVKVKGETASSPQEPKTPVKNLSAAGATIKEEVEEKSAEPIKVTSKSPDSGNRTDVEISESKELETKVQQSVEELEDTVKVEPGNRTVSELKHQAEPAKVDAEVKEDAEPMTLGETGVEVAEPMEVEPCAEVKVEQLTSTEAVTDKPSESRPAPSTDVNNDPTVLPPNAEADGQPADTSGPIPRTDMKTPEAPDEPSSQLLEPESAAPVLEVKMEASQPSSSAEGMEENTIEKDLASVVTSQRDPASAEDESQAVGNVSAVSPEIAAPVKIEPKAAVVSQQQPAAASSSSSAKVSTALTVGEMVERRLLQKKITCLHNKTAFSKRLFQLGKKTMMISNLPKYFDGCYTEEALANLLVPYGFEYKDENIYVIPQSRMAFVLMPSVNDVHYILTVNRRNQVVLNNCFLELSVVDNGIAMTPIGFYKSLMKRMSYPVLDNGDRTIFITNISPSEARDLREALRKIGSIVNYLPLLNKVFVQFESSRDADRLGVWYSLLKRAPAHKVRRLKTPHTGCTALAPRIAAKAMPDSKDIVAGAVVPITKCGVPLGSISPFWVTMQASPYVFPTISPWFIIPEYLSVKGNEDIEKANRHASTFPTIMLTGLPEGDYRHEDVAMLVWPYFPKQNLHSLYYNVIVLTLQRRAFLHFSDWATCCRFARDHITNPVSVGGLALNIHFVLQNMFPDSKEELMYTSMMKWSNAGVPEPEGLEERLLCVEISETTVDLIKMVMTVVESIATYVNFLPLANRICVEMFDSGGVARVVKKYNTFSPGSQAKRVTLKKVIRFEPLKSLKQRLEEANEIAINLSVVPAEANPPAQPSPPSAESSSVAGGGVETEKDGEKLGAEIAPDSTAGPPADGDVEKVVERREEGSPTARDASADVACGPALSASGMVTCEEPAAGLPQIDQDTVRALKAAVRQHKRTQEKRGPSEEKESSSKCSTSCPSVKNENAAREKKTWYSYRGPVDFTEDHISSDAYLFEDQNFNMSDFVTVDEVGPDPHRSSSSKKSKKKKQQRLALRSSQSWAPSSHSSSKSTEVAAKSSSSANLTSVSTKKPKDQSQSTKPSSSSSSLSQREAVAASDHRASAEGIAAITVESEPEIETSSEMHPPAQGQGSGLNQAQNLEGQTQKDDFQKHKEEEEEDDDGENYQILDSFDVQTDEHMDDGNQVGGSETQLPEPENGRILNEENFQVLDSVSDDGENCPEKSSEEGATENQAATSQEERPSLVEHNGSTAKQLSEEDVIPVGDRFDDKPALEEAIVENQEANIEASFQVLGTGRKQASKGKGGAKERKLKEEDKIISAESCKASNNVNKPHEQIPNKLPYNVSEKKDVDVNEQESFEILDSIDDQTTMDDDSQKVETPSDQTSKDIEEEDTYQVVDSVEDQQTTTETESEVNATARKDYGLSKRSGPRTRASKSEEREKSPRKQDRAVKRSETITKTGTTAEPSKKDQEIEEELYEILDSIEEEPVQDATTTERSVRSRSQRGKKEDKTEASEKLDGDEETLYEVLDSVEDETATEQPTVMTRSTRGRRGRTTRKHSPIDKKKEEDTPTRRRRIPARESQQRTTKNEEKASPKEEEEKRSDITVREVRDEDATYEILDSVEDEEVFVQRDPEDLTGDVTQQETNEILDSMDNQTAIDDETPGDQISKEDIGHIEEEEDTYQVVDSVEDRRTTVVTESEVDATARKDDGSSKSSGLRTRQDRTVKKSETTTKIMCEIDSVEDQPVQGATATERSVRRQSQRGKKEDKMTFNLTEASEKPDGDGETLYEVLDSVEDETAIEEPTVTTRLTRERRERTSKKDIPIDKIKEEDKPTRRRRTPARESAKKSDITVRESRDEDATYEILDSVEDEEVVKDDRPATGGRGKRGRPKKAVKATKKETVTLKKGDTEKEADEEEVSFQILDSVEDEMVDDHPSTEQSVSARKKKTSKNDKLVEQSSSLSGSPRNEEEEEPVYQIVDSVEDDQEESVKETSNTNDETCPKEEVPAVKEDSPTCSSVVVEASEELVVKDSEDLSAAEESGLEKKERSDVKKEDASTLSEEKKNPESTRRNDTASALVNLDEVSDEEEDYPDDTAEEEELRKRQATAKEKQLAKEQEREREERKTREREERQRRSRGSSSQSGGRKAKERGEKEEKLEADTKEQERKTRERGQRSLSSSSRNDGRKAKERGEDEEEMVKVDTKKQKREQEEKKTREGEQRKAEEEEEVEVNIKELVTLDEVGADEAGEEAPAQDREWDGEITAEDLQGLVTLDEVVEEEEEEEGKAEQTTPEPRPPSKDDESVDSLNPDVNTKNLKPYFGDCRRSERQRG, encoded by the exons ATGTCTCATCCCCTTTATAACCCCTATGCCTCTGGTAACCAAAGTTCCAACCAGGCGCCATATGTACACTCCAATTTGCAGTCTGGGATGGAACCGCGAAGACAAATTTCTATCCTTGGACCAGGGTCTAGCTTCAGCTCTTCTGGAGCTTCTTCTGCGACTCCTTCCAACTCTGGGGGAAGGGTCTCTACACTGCTGGCTCAGTCAGTGAGCTACAGGCCTGAACAGAGTAGGGCCACTGTTGATGAGGACTTGGAAAGGTCTATAGACATGCATATTAGCAGAGCCAGAGAGGGGCACATTTCTGGCCGTGGACCTGCTTCTAGCTTCCGCTCTTCAGCTGTTTCTTCCGCGACTCCTGCCAACTCTGGGGGAAGGATCCCTACACTGCTGGCTCAGTCGGCGGGCTACAGGCCTGAACAGAGAAGGGCTGAAATGGACGAAGATGTGGAGAGTTCTAAAGATATGCATAGTAGCAGAGCCAGAGAGGATGTGAGGTTTCACGGCAAACAGAATTATCAGCCCATAGGCCAGAGCACTCGCTTTAACAGCACCCAGAGAGATGACATTCTCTCTTCCGGCACTGGGACGACCTCCTATCCGATAGCCTCACAATCTGCCTCTCTAGGACACAGACACTCTGATGTTGACGGTGGCGGTAGGTCCTTGGACTGGTTGCCAAAATACAAAACGGCAGCCACTGATGATTCCTCCAAATTTTATCCATCACCCGCTTCGTCTAGCTACACAAGCAGTGGTGGCAGTAAGTTTAATTTCTCCAGTGACCGAGAACGTGATGTGGAGTCCATTCCAGGATTAGGTGATTTTGACTATCCTGTCCAAGACAAACCTGCGGCTCCAACTGAGACAAGTCGCCCCAAGTATACTTCCGAATGTGCCTCAAACATCCTTTTGCAATTTGGACTTGAAAAAGATGATTTGGAATATCTAATCTCTTACCCTGAGGATCAGATAACCCCTGCCAACCTGCCGTTCATCTTGCGCCAAATCCGCATTCAGAAGTCCAAGAGACCCTTGACTGCAGTTGAGTCCAAACCCCACCCTGAACCTCGACGAATCAGAGATGTGAGTGGAGGATCAACAGCTGTTCTCCAGCCCACTAAAGTGATTGAATATGGACATACTGGCAAATATGTTGGCGGTATGGTGGATGAGACTGGAAGGACCAGTGGCAGAAGTACTGACAGTGGTGGGAGTGGCAGCTTGTCGTTGGACACTTACGGGCAGCACAGTAGCAGCAACCGGCAAGAACAGCTGCAAAAAGATACTACAGCGGTAAAGAGCAGTCCCTTGAGTACTTCACGTGTCCAGACTAGCTCTGTTACCAATGTAGGTCCTTCGTACAGTTCATTCCTTAGCTCTGTAGCTCCCCCAAGCAGTGATTCAGCTAAACGATTGCAGACCCAACCAAACCAGACTCCTCAATCAATcttctccactttctctctgccaaagaaagacacagacgAAAGAGTGTTCACCTCCGAAGCCCCCAAACCCCTGCCTTTTAAAGAACCAGAAGCAGATCGTATGTCAGTGTCGAAAATCACACAATCTGCTACTGTGTTGCACGGTGCGCATCCTGGCCAACGCGGTGTCGTGCTCATTGATAAGACTTATCCCAGTTGCATTCAGAGTAAAACCCAAGGCCAACAGTCAGTGGTTCCTGAGCAGACGAAGAAGCAGCAGAAATTGGAGCAGACACAGCCAAAGCCAAAGGTACAGTCGCAGCAGATGCAGAAGGCGCAGGCGACGCACAAGGCGCAGACGACGCACAAGGCGCAGACGACGCAGAAGGGGCAGAAGGCGCAGTCCCAGCAGATGCATAAGTCACAGTCGACGCAGAAGGCGCAGTCCCAGCAGATGCAGTCGACGCAGAAGGCCCAGTCCCAGCAGATGCAGAAGGCGCAGACAAATCAGAAGGTTCAGTCGCAGCAGATGCAGAAGGCACAGGCGCAGCAGACACAGCCTGTACCGCAAACAGGGAATCAGTTTTGGACTCCAATTTTACCTGCTGATTCTCTCCTCTCCGGCACCATGAACACTGTCCATACCATGCAACATGGAGGGTTTATTCCCGGTGATCCTCGCTCTGCCTTCGTTCCTCCAGCTCCAATTCAGCCAAGCCCAAACACATGGGACGTCTTTGGGTTGATGACCCGGCGTTTAGTAAAGTTACCAGGCCTTCAGAAGCTGCCAACGACGGCCATGATGTATGACTACGCAGCGGCCTCACCGCAAGTCATTCCACACACCTGTTCTCTGTGTCACAAAGAATGCACAAGTATGACG GATTGGATATCCCACCAGAACACCAACCTTCACCTTGACAGCTGCAGATACCTCCGGACACT gtACCCAGAGTGGAATGGTGAGATCGTACCTGGACCCAG TGCCGCGGCTAAAGATGCCAAAACCTCGCCATCGACCTCTGCGAAGACTTCCCAAGAGCGCCACAAGAAAACCAGTCATGGAAGCCGCTCCCGTTCCAAGTCACCCAGCCCCCGTAGACAGCGCAGCCCGAAGGACAGGCGAAAGAATCGTAGCAGGTCGCGATCGCCACGCAGCTCCAGATACACTCG TTCACTGTCTCGTTCTCGCTCACCACGGTATGACCGCTATCGGTCGCGTTCAAGGAGTCATGACAGACAGAGGACGAAGGACGACAGACGGTCCTCGTCCAGGGGTGAAGAGAGATGGTCGCCTCCGATAAGAAGCCGTGAAAGACGATCATCGCCAAGGAGGAGGGACGACAGACTGCCCTCGCCAAGGAGAGCCCGCGAAAGAGGACCGTCgccgaggaggagagacgaCAGACGGTTTTCGCCGAGAAGAAGCCACGAGCGACCACCGTCGCCGAGCAGGAGTGAAGAGAGATGGTCGTCTCCGAGTAGTAGTCGCGAGAGACGACCGTCgccgaggaggagagacaacagGCGGTCGTCTCCGAGAATGAGCCGTGAAAGACGGTCGCCCTCGGAGACGTTCCCCGAACGGAGGTCGAGCAGCGCGGAGAAACTGGTGAAGAAGCTGCTGGAAAACTCAG CCGTCCAGTCTCTGTCCAAGCAGTCCGACCTGGAGGCCGTGGTTAAAAGTCTGGCTCCCGCCTTACTCGCCGAACTAGCCAAGATGAAGTCTTCGCCCTCGTCGTCCGTGTCGTCGcccaaaggaggaaaaaggtcgtcctcctccgccactGCCTCTTCATCGTCGTCCTCCATGGCGGCAAAGAAGAAAGCGACGACATGGACAAAGCCCAATTTTCAGAAGAGCGAG GCGGATAAATCTTCACCTCCAACCATTGTGAGGTTAGGAGGGATTctgacttctctctctcacagtgacATGCTCGCTGCAGTGGAGCTGTacggaaaaacaaaatcagtctTAATGATTCGGACCAAACAAGAG GCAGTCGTGTGTTTCGAGAAAGAGGAATACGCTCAGGAACTGAAGAGCGTCGGGAGCGTCGTCGTAAAGGGAATCCCAGTCACTGTCGTCACAAAGAAG ACTGCTCAGCAAAAGAAGACTCCTCAGAA AAAACCAGTCGTCGCCACTAAAgccacaaaaaccaaaacccccAAACGAGCTCTTCTCCCTACACATCACAAAACTTCACCTAAAGGCCCTAAGAAGCCGTTAACCTCTAGAGTCAAAACAAAGACGGTTGCTAAAGGCTCAACCAAGGTCACTAAGGCAAACGTCTTGGTTGCCAAGGCAAAAACTGCCTCAACCAAACCGATCGCTAAAATGGCAAAACCTGCAGTGCAGCAGGTCGACACAGCCGAGGTTCATGAGTCAGCCAATGTGACTGTGGCTGAACCAACTCAAGTTTCAGAAATTGTCACTGAAGTAAAGGTCAAAGGGGAAACAGCCTCATCTCCGCAGGAGCCCAAAACACCAGTGAAGAATTTGTCTGCAGCAGGAGCTACGATAAAAGAAGAGGTTGAAGAGAAATCCGCAGAACCCATTAAGGTGACATCGAAATCCCCAGATTCAGGAAATCGAACCGATGTAGAGATTTCTGAGTCAAAAGAATTGGAAACAAAGGTTCAACAATCTGTAGAGGAGCTGGAAGACACAGTCAAGGTTGAGCCAGGGAACAGGACAGTTTCTGAACTGAAGCACCAAGCGGAACCCGCCAAAGTCGATGCTGAGGTGAAAGAAGACGCTGAACCAATGACGCTCGGGGAAACAGGAGTTGAAGTGGCAGAGCCCATGGAAGTAGAACCTTGTGCTGAGGTCAAAGTGGAACAACTGACAAGTACAGAGGCTGTAACGGACAAACCCAGTGAGAGTCGACCAGCGCCCAGTACAGACGTGAACAACGATCCTACTGTTCTACCTCCGAACGCAGAAGCAGACGGTCAACCTGCAGACACAAGTGGTCCGATACCACGGACCGACATGAAAACTCCAGAAGCCCCCGATGAACCTTCATCACAGCTTCTAGAACCAGAGTCTGCTGCACCGGTTCTGGAGGTCAAGATGGAGGCTTCACAGCCTTCGAGCTCAGCCGAAGGGATGGAGGAGAACACAATAGAAAAAG aTCTTGCATCTGTCGTGACGAGCCAAAGGGATCCGGCATCAGCCGAGGACGAATCCCAAGCTGTTGGCAACGTTTCCGCTGTGTCGCCGGAAATAGCAGCACCCGTCAAAATTGAGCCAAAGGCAGCAGTGGTGAGCCAACAGCAACCCGCGGCAgcctcgtcttcttcttcggctAAAGTTAGTACCGCTCTGACCGTTGGGGAGATGGTGGAACGTCGccttcttcaaaaaaaaatca CGTGTCTCCACAACAAAACGGCCTTTTCGAAAAGA ttGTTTCAACTCGGCAAGAAGACGATGATGATATCCAACCTGCCGAAGTATTTCGATGGCTGCTACACGGAGGAAGCCCTCGCCAACCTGCTTGTTCCGTACGGATTTGAGTACAAAGACGAAAACATCTACGTCATTCCTCAGTCACGCATG GCCTTTGTTTTGATGCCGTCGGTGAACGATGTGCACTATATTTTGACAGTCAACAGAAGGAATCAAGTTGTTCTCAATAACTGTTTTCTGGAATTGAGTGTCGTGGACAATGGCATAGCGATGACGCCG attgGGTTCTATAAATCACTGATGAAGCGGATGAGCTAC CCGGTGCTTGACAATGGAGATCGAACCATCTTCATTACGAACATCTCGCCAAGCGAGGCCAGAGACCTCAGGGAAGCTTTGAGGAAAATCGGTTCCATCGTCAACTACCTGCCTCTCCTCAACAAG GTATTTGTCCAATTTGAGTCCAGTCGTGACGCCGATCGGCTCGGAGTTTGGTACAGCCTCCTGAAACGGGCGCCTGCTCACAAAGTACGCAGGCTGAAAACGCCGCACACTGGTTGCACAGCTCTGG CTCCAAGAATTGCTGCGAAAGCAATGCCGGATAGCAAGGATATTGTTGCCGGGGCAGTTGTCCCGATCACAAAATGTGGCGTTCCTCTGGGCAGCATTTCACCATTTTGGGTCACAATGCAAGCTAGTCCCTATGTGTTCCCTACGATTTCACCATGGTTCATCATCCCAG AATATCTGAGCGTCAAAGGGAATGAGGACATTGAG AAAGCCAACCGTCACGCTTCCACGTTCCCCACAATCATGTTGACCGGTTTACCAGAAGGAGACTACAGGCACGAGGACGTGGCCATGCTGGTGTGGCCTTATTTCCCCAAACAAAACCTCCACTCCCTTTACTACAACGTGATCGTCCTGACGCTGCAGAGGAGG GCCTTTTTGCATTTCAGCGATTGGGCCACGTGCTGCAGATTCGCCCGAGATCACATCACAAACCCGGTTTCTGTCGGGGGCCTCGCACTCAACATCCATTTCGTCTTACAGAACATGTTTCCTGACTCAAAAGAG GAGCTCATGTACACATCTATGATGAAATGGAGCAACGCT ggtgttCCAGAGCCAGAGGGTCTGGAGGAGCGGTTGCTCTGTGTGGAAATCTCTGAGACGACCGTCGACCTCATCAAGATGGTCATGACTGTGGTGGAGTCCATTGCTACTTATGTCAACTTCCTGCCGCTCGCCAACAGG ATTTGTGTCGAGATGTTCGACTCTGGCGGTGTCGCACGGGTGGTGAAGAAGTACAACACTTTCTCACCAGGCTCTCAAGCAAAAAGAGTAACTTT GAAGAAAGTCATACGCTTCGAGCC CTTGAAGAGCCTAAAGCAGCGTCTTGAGGAAGCCAATGAGATCGCTATAAACCTGAGTGTCGTCCCTGCTGAAGCCAATCCCCCAGCACagccttctcctccttctgcagAGTCGAGTTCTGTCGCTGGAGGTGGCGTAGAAACAGAGAAGGACGGTGAGAAACTTGGAGCAGAGATCGCCCCGGACTCCACCGCTGGTCCTCCGGCAGATGGAGATGTAGAGAAAGTAGTAGAGAGGCGGGAGGAGGGTTCCCCAACAGCCAGAGATGCTTCTGCTGACGTTGCTTGTGGTCCCGCACTTTCAGCCTCAGGTATGGTCACGTGTGAAGAACCCGCTGCAGGACTTCCTCAGATCGACCAGGACACAGTGAGGGCCCTCAAAGCAGCAGTTCGCCAGCACAAACGGACCCAAGAGAAGAGGGGCCcgagtgaggagaaggag AGCTCCAGCAAATGCAGCACAAGCTGTCCaagtgtgaaaaatgaaaatgcagcaCGAGAAAAG aaaacTTGGTATTCCTACCGAGGTCCTGTGGATTTTACAGAAGACCATATTTCTTCAGACGCCTACCTTTTTGAAGATCAAAACTTCAACATGAGCGACTTTGTCACCGTCGACGAAGTCGGCCCCGACCCAcatcgctcctcctcttccaagaagtccaagaagaaaaaacagcaacgcTTGGCCTTGAGAAGCTCTCAGAGCTGGGCCCCTTCCTCGCACTCCTCGTCCAAGTCGACCGAAGTGGCTGCAAAGAGCAGCTCGTCCGCTAACTTGACCTCTGTGTCAACAAAGAAGCCAAAAGACCAATCTCAGTCCACCAAaccctcatcctcttcttcttcactgtcgCAGAGAGAAGCAGTGGCAGCGTCTGACCACAGAGCGTCAGCAGAGGGCATTGCAGCAATAACTGTCGAGTCAGAGCCAGAAATAGAAACATCATCAGAGATGCATCCACCTGCACAGGGACAGGGATCAGGGTTGAACCAAGCCCAGAATCTGGAGGGCCAGACACAGAAAGAtgattttcaaaaacataaagaggaagaggaggaggatgatgatggtgaaaatTATCAAATCCTTGATTCATTCGATGTCCAAACAGATGAACACATGGATGATGGGAATCAAGTGGGCGGCTCTGAGACGCAGCTACCTGAACCTGAGAACGGACGGATTCTGAACGAGGAGAACTTTCAGGTCTTGGACAGCGTCAGCGATGACGGCGAAAACTGCCCTGAGAAGAGCAGTGAAGAGGGCGCTACTGAAAACCAAGCAGCTACAAGTCAAGAGGAGAGGCCAAGCCTGGTCGAACACAACGGTTCCACAGCCAAGCAGTTGTCTGAGGAAGATGTGATTCCAGTAGGCGACAGATTTGATGACAAACCTGCACTTGAAGAGGCAATTGTTGAAAATCAAGAGGCAAATATTGAAGCTAGCTTCCAAGTGTTAGGTACGGGTAGAAAACAAGCTTCAAAGGGCAAAGGAGGCGCAAAGGAGAGAAAACTAAAGGAAGAAGACAAAATTATATCGGCAGAATCCTGCAAAGCCTCCAACAATGTTAACAAACCTCATGAGCAAATCCCAAACAAACTGCCTTATAATGTCAGTGAGAAGAAAGACGTGGATGTCAACGAACAAGAATCGTTCGAGATTTTAGATTCAATCGACGATCAGACGACAATGGACGACGATAGCCAAAAAGTTGAAACTCCCAGTGATCAGACTTCTAAAgacatagaagaagaagataccTATCAGGTAGTTGATTCTGTTGAAGATCAACAAACAACTACGGAGACAGAGTCTGAGGTCAATGCGACTGCTAGAAAAGATTATGGATTGTCAAAAAGGAGTGGTCCGAGGACCAGAGCTTCCAAGagtgaagagagggaaaaatcaCCAAGGAAACAGGACAGGGCAGTTAAAAGATCTGAAACGATAACAAAGACGGGCACCACCGCAGAACCTTCTAAAAAAGACCAAGAGATTGAAGAGGAGCTGTATGAGATTTTAGATTCCATTGAAGAGGAACCGGTTCAAGATGCGACCACCACAGAAAGGTCTGTTAGAAGTCGaagtcagagaggaaagaaagaggataaAACTGAAGCATCTGAAAAACTTGACGGCGATGAGGAAACTCTGTATGAAGTTTTAGACTCTGTGGAAGACGAGACTGCAACTGAACAACCCACTGTTATGACAAGATCAaccagaggaagaaggggaagaacAACTAGGAAACATTCTCCGAtcgacaaaaaaaaggaagaggacacGCCGACGAGAAGGAGGCGCATTCCTGCCAGAGAATCACAGCAGAGAACGACAAAGAACGAGGAGAAAGCTTctccaaaagaagaagaagaaaagaggagtgacatcactgtgagaGAGGTAAGAGACGAGGATGCTACCTATGAAATATTAGACtctgtggaggacgaggaggtttTTGTCCAAAGGGACCCAGAAGACCTCACCGGTGATGTTACCCAACAAGAAACCAACGAGATTTTGGACTCAATGGACAATCAGACGGCAATAGACGATGAAACACCCGGTGATCAGATTTCTAAAGAAGACATCGGGCAcatagaagaagaggaagatacCTATCAGGTAGTTGATTCTGTTGAAGATCGACGAACAACTGTGGTGACAGAGTCTGAGGTCGATGCGACTGCTAGAAAAGATGATGGATCGTCAAAGAGTAGTGGTCTGAGGACtagacaggacaggacagttaaaaaatctgaaacgaCTACAAAGATAATGTGTGAAATAGATTCTGTTGAAGATCAACCGGTTCAAGGTGCGACCGCCACAGAAAGGTCTGTTAGAAGACAaagtcagagaggaaagaaagaggataaGATGACTTTTAATCTCACTGAAGCATCTGAAAAACCAGACGGAGATGGGGAAACTCTGTATGAAGTTTTAGACTCTGTGGAAGACGAAACTGCGATTGAAGAACCCACCGTTACGACGAGATtgaccagagagagaagggaaagaacAAGTAAGAAAGATATTCCGATCGACAAAATAAAGGAAGAGGACAAGCCGACGAGAAGGAGACGCACTCCTGCCAGAGAATCAGCAAAGAAGAGTGACATCACTGTACGAGAGTCAAGGGACGAGGATGCTACCTATGAAATATTAGACtctgtggaggacgaggaggttGTGAAGGACGACCGGCCTGctacaggaggaagagggaaacgGGGAAGACCAAAGAAAGCGGTTAAAGCAACTAAAAAAGAGACTGTCACACTGAAGAAGGGcgacacagagaaagaggctgATGAAGAAGAGGTGTCGTTTCAGATTCTTGATTCTGTGGAGGATGAGATGGTTGACGACCATCCTTCCACAGAACAGTCTGTCAGCGCGAGAAAGAAGAAAACGTCCAAAAACGATAAGCTGGTGGAGCAAAGCTCATCTCTCTCAGGATCACCCagaaacgaggaggaggaggagccggtcTATCAGATCGTAGATTCTGTGGAAGATGATCAAGAAGAGTCGGTGAAGGAAACGAGTAACACAAATGATGAAACTTGTCCAAAAGAGGAGGTACCAGCTGTTAAAGAAGACTCGCCAACTTGTAGCAGTGTTGTTGTGGAAGCGTCCGAAGAATTGGTCGTCAAGGATTCAGAGGATTTATCTGCTGCGGAAGAGTCTGGTctggagaagaaggaaagatcagatgttaaaaaagaagatgcatcaacactgtcagaggagaagaagaatccaGAATCGACCAGGAGAAATGACACCGCGAGTGCTCTGGTGAACCTTGATGAAGTgagcgacgaggaggaggattacCCTGACGACACAgccgaggaggaagagctgaggAAGAGGCAAGCTACTGCTAAAGAGAAGCAGCTCGCCAAGGAGCAAGAGAGGGAGCGGGAAGAGAGGAAGAccagggagagggaagagaggcagCGAAGGAGCcggggcagcagcagccagagtggagggaggaaggcgaaggagaggggagagaaggaggagaagctAGAGGCTGACACAAAGGAGCAAGAGCGGAAGACCAGGGAGAGGGGGCAAAGGAGccttagcagcagcagccggaaTGATGGGAGGAAGGcgaaggagaggggggaggatgaggaggagatggtaAAGGTCGACACAAAGAAGCAAAAGAgggagcaggaagagaagaagaccagggagggagaacagaggaaagcggaggaggaggaggaggtagaggtcAACATCAAGGAGCTGGTGACTCTGGATGAGGTCGGAGCTGATGAGGCTGGAGAGGAAGCTCCGGCACAGGATCGAGAGTGGGATGGCGAGATCACGGCCGAAGATCTGCAGGGGCTCGTCACTCTGGATGAAGtcgtagaagaggaggaggaggaggagggaaaggctGAGCAAACCACGCCGGAGCCCCGCCCACCCAGCAAAGATGACGAATCAGTGGACTCCTTAAACCCAGATGTAAACACCAAAAACTTAAAGCCAT ACTTTGGTGACTGTCGACGAAGCGAGAGGCAACGAGGATGA